One genomic window of Hydra vulgaris chromosome 03, alternate assembly HydraT2T_AEP includes the following:
- the LOC136078426 gene encoding uncharacterized protein LOC136078426 — protein MQKVKHQIRVLEDSTGESTVDKEEICRTLNDYFQSVFVIEPQGPMPDFKPSTEVTCTTQLIARDEASLSKGEVPNNWKCSNVTPIFKKGSKLKTSNYRPISLTGISCEVMERFVRDKILNYCIINSLISKNQHGFVYKKLCMTNLLETLDLLTEAMFQGCAANVIFTDLAKAFNKVPRNRLLQTIQNYGIKEELHAWIKAWLSGRQ, from the exons atgcaaaaagttAAACACCAAATACGAGTTTTAGAGGACAGTACAGGTGAAAGCACAGTTGATAAGGAGGAAATATGTAGAACTTTAAATGACTACTTTCAATCGGTTTTTGTGATCGAGCCGCAAGGTCCGATGCCAGATTTCAAACCCAGTACGGAAGTAACATGTACAACGCAGTTAATTGCACGTGATGAA GCTTCACTTTCTAAAGGTGAGGTGCCAAACAACTGGAAGTGCTCAAATGTAACTCCGATATTTAAGAAAGGCTCCAAACTAAAAACATCtaattacagaccaatatcaCTCACTGGTATCTCTTGTGAAGTTATGGAGCGTTTCGTTCgagataagattttaaattattgtattataaacaGTCTTATATCAAAAAACCAACACGGTTTCGTTTACAAAAAGTTGTGCATGACAAACCTTCTGGAAACACTTGATCTTTTAACAGAAGCTATGTTTCAGGGATGCGCTGCAAACGTAATCTTCACGGATCTGGCAAAAGCCTTCAACAAAGTTCCACGCAACAGACTTCTCCAAACAATTCAAAACTACGGAATCAAAGAGGAGCTTCACGCATGGATTAAAGCATGGCTCTCAGGAAGGCAGTAG
- the LOC136078427 gene encoding E3 SUMO-protein ligase ZBED1-like — MAAATNESNVSVKHLNGKLSKHFVFKLNADGKVDEGDKIYCVHCNKQFAFRGSNTSLTYHLQHKHPLKYQQLVDSERKMTPQIKSITNLFTCQSNKPVSEKVSADLKVAIAHWIASSGRPTAIVEDAGLEAVLRIVLQNQTYTLPSRRTIDTVIGEIIAPTTDFWTSTNNESYCGITGHWIGSEWKLTSVALACINVEERHTADNVASFYEEFAATWNIAEKISCIVTDSARNMVAAIGRTDYSHIPCIAHCL, encoded by the exons ATGGCTGCGGCAACTAATGAAAGCAACGTTTCTGTCAAACATTTAAATGGAAAGTTAAGCAAgcattttgttttcaagttGAATGCTGATGGTAAAGTAGACGAAGGTGACAAAATATACTGCGTTCACTGCAATAAACAGTTTGCTTTCCGTGGCTCAAACACATCGCTGACTTATCACCTTCAGCACAAGCATCCTCTGAAATATCAACAGCTTGTCGACAGTGAACGTAAGATGACCCCTCAGATAAAATCAATCACCAATTTATTTACGTGTCAGTCAAACAAGCCTGTCAGTGAAAAGGTCTCAGCCGACCTGAAGGTGGCAATAGCTCATTGGATTGCCAGTTCTGGACGTCCAACAGCAATTGTAGAAGATGCTGGACTAGAGGCGGTGCTTCGTATTGTCCTTCAAAACCAGACTTATACTTTGCCTAGTCGCCGTACAATCGACACTGTCATTGGAGAGAT TATTGCTCCAACTACTGACTTTTGGACTTCCACCAACAATGAATCGTACTGTGGGATAACAGGTCATTGGATTGGTTCTGAGTGGAAACTGACGTCTGTCGCTTTAGCTTGCATAAATGTTGAAGAAAGGCACACTGCTGATAATGTTGCCAGTTTCTATGAAGAGTTTGCCGCAACGTGGAACATTGCTGAAAAAATTAGCTGTATCGTAACGGACAGTGCACGAAATATGGTTGCTGCTATAGGACGGACCGATTACAGCCATATACCGTGTATTGCACACTGTCTTTAA
- the LOC136078428 gene encoding E3 SUMO-protein ligase ZBED1-like produces the protein MLARLLEVKDAIKQYHIDHPENYTGDKLRELDWEKMSKFVSVLGPLADATEYIGSEQYATCSAVLPLEAFLRRLLRVNDDDPGYIARFKSATLNDFSGRIENIDALPTLQMAVALDPRYKKLGCLSREKREAVWTILSNAFRVYSNQRQRAERETTTSTGEASEPVRKKLKLTLLVSDSESQSSSDESQTVHGSLAELTRYQEEGVIPETENPLMWWQLNRHRYPNLSSFVQTILCVPATSVPCERLFSSSGYIVNKLRSCLLPENVNVLVCLRDWLK, from the coding sequence ATGTTAGCCAGATTGCTGGAAGTGAAAGATGCCATTAAGCAGTATCATATTGACCATCCCGAGAATTACACTGGAGATAAACTAAGGGAGTTGGACTGGGagaaaatgtcaaaatttgtcTCGGTATTGGGTCCACTTGCAGATGCAACTGAGTATATTGGTAGTGAACAGTATGCTACATGTTCGGCTGTACTTCCGTTAGAAGCATTTTTGCGCAGACTTCTGCGGGTTAATGATGACGATCCAGGGTATATAGCACGTTTCAAATCTGCAACACTAAATGACTTCTCAGGTCGCATTGAAAACATTGATGCATTGCCAACGTTGCAAATGGCTGTGGCATTAGACCCACGTTACAAGAAACTCGGCTGTCTCTCAAGAGAGAAACGTGAAGCAGTTTGGACAATACTTTCTAATGCATTTCGGGTGTACAGTAACCAAAGACAGAGAGCTGAACGTGAAACTACTACCAGCACTGGCGAGGCATCAGAACCTGTGCGTAAGAAACTGAAACTTACTCTGTTGGTCAGCGACTCGGAATCGCAATCCTCATCAGATGAATCACAAACAGTACATGGCTCACTGGCTGAGCTTACACGATATCAAGAAGAAGGTGTAATTCCAGAAACTGAGAATCCCCTCATGTGGTGGCAACTGAACAGGCATCGTTACCCTAACCTGAGCAGTTTTGTGCAGACAATTCTGTGTGTACCTGCCACTTCTGTTCCTTGTGAAAGACTGTTTAGTTCGTCAGGGTACATTGTCAACAAACTGCGATCTTGTCTACTTCCAGAAAACGTTAACGTCCTCGTTTGTTTACGTGACTGGCTAAAGTGA
- the LOC136078429 gene encoding uncharacterized protein LOC136078429, giving the protein MKSINLKTKKVKKPEKQKAERPNGIKKQTKKKKDMVSASEIFITDTTLCTICSCPYNVPPFDDWTQCSKCTSCNTNITKKHVYLTGDYNINLLNHSSNVNVQYFLNTLIQHDIILTISKSTRITNTASTLLDNIFTNNIHNCLLESGIIKTDITDHFPIFLITNNITDNHFALKSTIQMRQINENSLLHFRNLLSEKIDWDLILQSKEANRAYDLFLAQFCKYYDLAFPLKKIVINSKSLLSPWMTKGNTQKTWNVINQIIGKKRCSNNNLPQKLIIDGEMISNKETIVEKLNNYFLEVGPNLASKIPKNTTNFKSYIKPTNISMKEVSLNITEVRNAYNSLKNNKSAGIDQISVNVVKAIFDIIEPSLFHIFNLSIQSGIVPEKLKIAKISPIFKTGDNTIMSNYRPISVLPCFSKLLERIMYDRPNKYLTKNKILYNKQFGFKKKTFNGSCNNRFNKLYIRWVQ; this is encoded by the exons atgaaatcaataaatttgAAGACAAAAAAGGTGAAAAAGCCTGAAAAGCAGAAAGCAGAAAGACCTAATGGCATAAAGAAACAAAcgaaaaagaagaaagataTGGTTTCTGCCTCTGAAATTTTTATCACTGATACAACTCTATGCACCATATGCTCTTGTCCATACAATGTGCCACCATTTGATGATTGGACACAATGTAGTAAATGTACATCTTG caacaCCAACATAACAAAGAAACACGTTTACTTAACTGGTGACTACaatataaacttgttaaatcATTCTTCAAATGTaaatgttcaatattttttaaatactttaattcaacATGATATAATTCTAACAATAAGCAAATCAACCAGAATAACTAACACTGCATCAACATTACttgataatatatttactaataatattcataattGCCTCCTAGAATCTGGTATAATCAAAACTGACATAACAGATCATTTCCCAatattcttaattacaaataatataactgataatcattttgctttaaaatctACAATTCAAATgcgacagatcaatgaaaactctttGTTGCACTTTCGAAATCTCTtatcagaaaaaattgattgGGACCTTATATTACAATCAAAAGAGGCAAATAGGGCGTATGATCTTTTTTTGGCgcagttttgtaaatattacGATTTGGCATTTccactaaaaaaaatagttataaattcaaaatcacTTTTAAGCCCTTGGATGACCAAAG gaaACACTCAAAAAACTTGGAATGTGATTAACCAgataattggtaaaaaaagaTGTTCTAACAATAATTTGCcacaaaaacttataattgATGGGGAAATGATCAGTAATAAAGAAACCATCGTTGAAAAGCTCAACAACTATTTCCTTGAAGTTGGCCCAAATTTAGCAAGTAAAATCCCAAAAAACACCACAAATTTCAAATCCTATATAAAACCAACCAATATATCTATGAAAGaagttagtttaaatataaCTGAGGTGCGTAATGCGTACAATagtctgaaaaataataaatccgCTGGCATTGATCAAATTAGCGTGAACGTAGTTAAAGCAATCTTCGATATCATAGAACCAtctttgtttcatatttttaaccTTTCAATACAATCCGGTATTGTAccggagaaattaaaaattgctaaaatatcacctatttttaaaactggcGATAACACAATTATGtcaaattatagacctatttctgtcttaccatgcttttcaaaattgttaGAACGTATTATGTATGATAGgcctaataaatatttaaccaaaaacaaaatactgtataataaacaatttggattcaaaaaaaaaacattcaacgGATCATGCAATAATcgatttaataaattatatatccgATGGGTTCAATAA
- the LOC136078430 gene encoding uncharacterized protein LOC136078430: MVRNYVRKTQRGATNDRIKSALDVIKMGCSLKNVASEFSINKKTLQRHRDGKVKVAGGLSLGGKFTVFSKEFELKIVTQVQIMETALFGLTTIDVCRLAYDFAKQMGIDNPFNKESKMAGVDWLRGFMSRNPQLSIRTPQATSISKAIGFNKPKVNQFFSVYKSLFEEHKFSAKQLWNMDETGITNVHKPGKKIATKGKRQVLKITSGERGATVTVVCAMSASDTYVPPLFIFPRKRMTDRLAVGAPSGSIIRVSSSGWTDSSLFIEWLTHFVAVTHASKTNEQLIVLDGHHSHKTLEAINFCLDNGIHLITIPPHCTHKMQPLDRTFFKPLKVGYNTAASNWITSGA, from the coding sequence atggTGAGAAATTATGTGCGAAAAACACAGAGAGGTGCAACAAATGATAGAATAAAGTCAGCATTAGATGTAATAAAGATGGGCTGCAGTCTAAAGAATGTTGCATCAGaatttagtattaataaaaaaacattacagcGTCATCGAGATGGAAAAGTAAAAGTAGCTGGTGGTTTGTCTCTGGGTggaaaatttactgtttttagTAAAGAATTTGAATTAAAGATTGTTACACAAGTTCAGATTATGGAAACAGCATTATTTGGCTTGACAACAATAGATGTGTGTCGCCTAGCATATGATTTTGCTAAGCAAATGGGAATCGATAATCCTTTTAATAAAGAGTCAAAAATGGCAGGAGTGGATTGGCTGCGAGGATTCATGTCTCGCAATCCACAACTTTCTATTCGAACTCCACAAGCCACCAGTATAAGCAAAGCCATTGGCTTCAATAAACCAAAAGtaaatcagtttttttcagTATACAAGTCATTATTTGAGGAACATAAGTTTTCAGCCAAACAGCTCTGGAATATGGATGAAACTGGAATCACAAACGTCCATAAGccaggaaaaaaaattgcaacgaAAGGCAAACGacaagttttgaaaataactaGTGGAGAAAGAGGTGCTACTGTGACAGTTGTGTGTGCAATGAGTGCAAGTGACACTTATGTCCCACCCTTATTTATATTTCCCCGTAAGCGAATGACTGATAGGCTGGCTGTTGGTGCACCTTCAGGCTCAATTATTAGAGTTAGCTCCAGTGGATGGACTGATTCATCTTTATTCATTGAATGGTTAACACATTTTGTTGCTGTGACTCATGCATCTAAAACTAATGAGCAATTAATTGTACTTGATGGTCATCACAGTCACAAAACACTTGAGGCCATTAACTTTTGTCTTGACAATGGGATCCATCTCATAACTATTCCACCTCATTGTACACACAAGATGCAACCTTTAGATCgtacattttttaaaccattaaaagTTGGCTACAATACAGCAGCAAGCAACTGGATCACATCAGGGGCgtag